The Erigeron canadensis isolate Cc75 chromosome 4, C_canadensis_v1, whole genome shotgun sequence genome window below encodes:
- the LOC122597526 gene encoding uncharacterized protein LOC122597526, whose amino-acid sequence MAREEHTSRCSNSSSGGAGGGSSGGVGSSSHRSSKKLKHKKVPQRGMGVAQLEKIRLEQDQKKDVNDVTPNSGNSCTNLASMQTVPSFRPSSCSIPLPPPLPPNHRSLFSKTDGGVSIISGSGSGSFSKPTTGGGGSNWSRLLSDGEYSFEGEKQNQKHNQNLGVDQYSRYTAAAYPTNIGGLHCESSPPVWPPLSNLMLQRSQSLQLPCSSSLVNVPAGTSSSPSSSAINFQMEPPSNQSYDSNNYQPLWPEEEKMVGMKRPYPFSLEHVPIPSFNCKFPSTFVSPISRLDESASCSNGSTTSIEPAYPTFRENPSSSVVIPNTITKKSIDENQLLTRDFLKLGPPQASQLNSSSNEKLQISPCITEQAHFEMLPTHNGQSKDAHHLSGIGGSNPQPYLSFFPAARAPIRQPGSSSGDAGESVDLNLKL is encoded by the exons ATGGCTCGAGAAGAACATACATCTAGGTGTAGTAATAGTAGTAGTGGTGGTGCTGGCGGCGGCAGCAGCGGCGGTGTTGGTAGTAGTAGTCATAGATCATCAAAGAAGTTGAAACATAAAAAAGTGCCACAAAGAGGTATGGGTGTGGCTCAACTTGAAAAGATTAGATTAGAGCAAGATCAAAAGAAAGATGTAAATGACGTGACACCGAATTCGGGTAATTCTTGTACAAATTTGGCTAGTATGCAGACAGTCCCTAGTTTTAGGCCTTCTTCATGTTCAATCCCATTGCCACCACCTTTGCCACCTAATCACCGTTCGTTGTTTTCCAAAACCGACGGTGGTGTAAGTATCATATCTGGCTCTGGCTCTGGCTCGTTTTCAAAGCCAacgactggtggtggtggtagtaaTTGGAGTAGATTATTGAGTGATGGTGAATATAGTTTTGAAGGTGAGAAACAGAATCAAAAGCACAATCAAAATCTTGGGGTGGACCAGTACTCTAGATACACTGCTGCAGCCTATCCAACAAATATTGGTGGCTTGCATTGTGAATCCAGCCCGCCCGTTTGGCCTCCTCTCTCCAATCTAATGCTGCAAAGATCTCAATCATTGCAGCTACCTTGTTCTTCATCATTG GTGAATGTTCCAGCAGGAACCTCATCGTCGCCTTCATCGTCTGCTATAAATTTTCAGATGGAGCCCCCTTCAAACCAAAGCTATGATAGCAACAATTACCAACCATTGTGGCCAGAGGAAGAGAAG ATGGTTGGCATGAAGAGGCCATACCCCTTTTCATTAGAACATGTGCCAATTCCGTCATTTAACTGCAAATTTCCTTCTACGTTTGTCTCTCCCATATCAAGGTTAGACGAATCAGCTTCTTGTAGCAACGGAAGCACAACTAGCATAGAACCTGCATATCCAACTTTCAG AGAAAATCCTTCAAGCTCAGTTGTCATTCCTAATACAATAACGAAAAAGTCCATCGATGAAAACCAACTTCTGACCCGAGATTTCCTCAAGTTAGGCCCTCCTCAAGCATCTCAATTGAATTCGAGTTCAAACGAAAAATTGCAAATTTCACCTTGTATAACAGAACAGGCCCATTTTGAAATGCTACCCACCCATAAT GGCCAATCAAAAGATGCACACCATTTGTCTGGAATAGGTGGGTCAAACCCACAGCCATATCTTAGTTTCTTTCCAGCTGCAAGAGCACCTATCAGGCAGCCAGGAAGCAGCAGCGGTGATGCAGGGGAAAGTGTTGATCTAAATTTAAAGCt